In a genomic window of Gloeocapsopsis dulcis:
- a CDS encoding response regulator — protein sequence MTRKRILVIDDEDDILQLIQTCLEIMGGWQVITAHSGREGLHLAQNNQPDAILLDVMMADEDGLTTLKKLQSSTITSAIPVILLTAKGRFIEQKFRELGVKGVLNKPFNPLKLADQVNTALK from the coding sequence ATGACAAGAAAGAGAATCTTAGTTATTGATGATGAAGATGATATTCTACAATTGATTCAAACTTGCCTAGAAATTATGGGCGGATGGCAGGTAATAACTGCTCACTCGGGTCGTGAAGGCTTACACTTAGCCCAGAATAATCAACCCGACGCAATTCTCTTAGATGTAATGATGGCAGATGAGGATGGACTGACTACTTTAAAAAAACTCCAATCTAGTACAATAACTAGCGCTATTCCTGTCATTCTACTGACAGCTAAGGGGCGCTTTATTGAGCAGAAATTTAGAGAATTGGGTGTTAAGGGTGTTCTCAATAAACCATTTAATCCCCTAAAACTTGCTGACCAAGTAAACACAGCTTTAAAATAA